GATTTCACCTCAATAATTTCCTTATATACTAATCTAACTTAATATGGATAACAAATGCGTATTATGCAATACACGTATTATGCAATATTATAAAATTTTTCTCCCCATTACTACACTTCCAATATTATCCGTTAGGGGGAAACTTCATATCATTTTTATCCTGATCTACAAGATATTGGTATGAGTCCATAATATACTTAACGTACTATTTAAATCTTTGTTGTATACATTGGTACATTTGAAGTGGGGGTTTAATTCTTATCCTTAAAGGGTCATATATAGTAACCATGAAAATACTGGCAATAGATGTGGGCACCGGGACTCAGGATATAATGCTATACGATTCTCAGGACCCCATGGAGAATGCCGTAAAGATGGTTCTCCCTTCTCCCACTAAAATAATGGCCAACCGGATACGAAAGCATCATCATGACCTTTTTTTAAGTGGTGAAACCATGGGTGGCGGCCCAGTAAACAAGGCAATTAAAAATCATCTTGATAGGGGTTACAGGGTGTTAATGACTGATATTTCAGCCAGAACAGTCCGGGATGACTTGGAAAGGGTAAGATCCTCCGGGGTGGAGATAGTCCCTGCCCTGGAGAAACATCCAGAAATTCCTGAATTAGAGCTTAAAGATGTTGATTTAGCCGCAATCAAAGAAGCGTTGTTAAATTTTGATGTGGAACTGGACTTCGACCGTATCGGCGTGGCGGTGCAGGACCATGGTTACCAGGAGGGTACTGGTGACCGTAACTTCCGTTTTCAGAAGATCAGGGAAAAACTGGATATTCCCCGGGCTCCAGAAGAGTTTGCCTATTTTGGGGAAGCCCCGGAATACTTCACCCGTATGCAAGGAGTTTTAAGAACCCTTAAGGGATACAAAACCACCATTATGGACAGTAAATTCGCATCCATCTGCGGGGCAACCCTTGACCTTCATGTTAGCCAAATGGATAGTTACGTGGCCTTGGATGTGGGAAACGGGCACACACTAGCTGCATCATTCATGGATGGGAAGATCCATGGAGTTTTTGAGCACCATACTGGTATATTAACACCTA
This DNA window, taken from Methanobacterium subterraneum, encodes the following:
- a CDS encoding DUF1786 domain-containing protein, which gives rise to MKILAIDVGTGTQDIMLYDSQDPMENAVKMVLPSPTKIMANRIRKHHHDLFLSGETMGGGPVNKAIKNHLDRGYRVLMTDISARTVRDDLERVRSSGVEIVPALEKHPEIPELELKDVDLAAIKEALLNFDVELDFDRIGVAVQDHGYQEGTGDRNFRFQKIREKLDIPRAPEEFAYFGEAPEYFTRMQGVLRTLKGYKTTIMDSKFASICGATLDLHVSQMDSYVALDVGNGHTLAASFMDGKIHGVFEHHTGILTPKRIEELVKKLSEGTITHEEVHEEHGHGAWVIDAIDSFECVVATGPKRSILSQTDLNVYNAAPGGDVMMTGPAGLIKSITDSRS